The Procambarus clarkii isolate CNS0578487 chromosome 61, FALCON_Pclarkii_2.0, whole genome shotgun sequence sequence gaagaaaggattggtgcccaaccacttggacggtcggggattgaacgccgacctgcatgaagcgagaccgtcgctgtaccgtccagcccaagtggtttggcCATACTGTAGAAGACATCATCAAAATGTCTTCCAAATGGTTATTACTCAGAAAAGAATGTTTTTTGTCCACATTCATGATAGAGCAAGTTTCTTCACAAATGTTGGGACTGGTCAAAATGCTCAATGTTGTACTGCAGCTTCAGTAAGATCTTTGTGTACTTTTCACTGTCCAAAAGTCTGTAGAATTCCTACAGACTGCTTTCTCGGTGCTTATTTGTGTAGTCTGATTAACATTGAAGATCAAAACGTTCAATGACACTAGGAATGCCAAGTCAGCCGGATCCTCTGGAAAGGAATCTTCAATCATCTTCAGTAGAATATCATTTTTTTAGGCAGTCTTCTGTCATATTCTTCAATTATATCATCAATTTTCAGGGCATATTTTCCTCCTAGCTCGGTGTGCTGTGCTGAGGAATATATTGTCCTCAAGAGTGAAAGGAAACATTTCaccttggggcctcgtagcctgctggatagcgcgcaggactcgtaattctgtggcgcgggttcgattcccgcacgaggcagaaacaaatgggcaaagtttctttcaccctgaatgcccctgttacctagcagtaaataggtacctgggtgttagtcagctgtcacgggctgcttcctgggggtggaggcctggtcgaggaccgggccgcggagacactaaagccccgaaatcatctcaagataacctcaagataaccttacaaCAGATGAATTCCGGAAAGCTTTAACTTTACTTTGAAAGCCTTCACTGCTACGAAAAAATTGAAATATGTTTTGTTTTAACTTTAAGTTTAGTCTCGAGGTTATTTAGATACTTTAACATTACTAAAGAAGCAACGATTATATTCCAGGACTCGCCTTAAAGTTGAGGAAATTGTCTTGTTTCTTGTTTTAGGAACTTGACAACGTCCTCTTTCTGAAGCACGGAAACGCTGAAGCGATTGTATCCCTTCACCTCTGTATGGTAGATTAGGTGACTGTACTCAGCATCTACCTCATCAATAAATCCTCGGATTGTCCAATCTTTCTGTCCCCTAGAACTATTGCAGATAACAAATGAATCTACCCCAGATATTATATAGTCAAATAATAAACTTTGCCACACAATAAAACTTTGCTATCTTGGATGACGCAAGTCTTCCAAGATACTAAACATTGTGGTGTGTGTCACCGCCCGGCCGTCACACGAAGCACATTCCTCAAGTGATCAGTAATGGCCTTAACAGTCACGACGCAGCTCTGATCATATTATTGTTTATCTCATATACGTTTTCCGACCACAATAGCACTTCTTATCTCTACATTTTATTGCACAAGGCCACTCCATTTTCCAGCTCTTAATATTGCAATGGAAATGACATTCATTGATTCTGCCGTGTTTGAAGTTCTATTTTCAATTGCATTTTTCCACAGCATTAACAATATATATCTAATGATCACAAACACATTAGTTTGTCATGTAGGAAGATGAATATTTCGCCAAAATAATGCTAAGGTAAGCTGTTGACTAACAATATATTAGACGTAGGGtggatggattgtttcaagcggagGTTAGACAAATATAGGTGTCGAGTTTGGGTAAACGTTCGAGTAAAACAAATATTAGAGGAGTTTGGATGGATATAAATGGCAGCTGTCTCGTATAAGCCAATAGACCTTTTGCAGTTTCCTTAATTGTTTTGTTTTTATCTCGCTGAATGCTCACCACTTTATATAACAAACCAATAATCAACCTTTTGTAACCTCACTGATCAACCGTGTAACCTGGCCACGAACCTGGTGTGGGTTTCTTGGTTGAGAGCCCTTTGATTGGTTGACCCAGCTTCTGTCATCACATTGAGAGCCTCCTGATTGGTTGGCCCATCTTCTAACATCACATTGGGAGCCCCCTGATTGGTTGGCCCATCTTCTAACATCACATTGGGAGCCCCCTGATTGGTTGGCCCATCTTCTAACATCACATTGAGAGCCTCCTGATTGGTTGGCCCATCTTCTAACATCACATTGGGAGCCCCCTGATTGGTTGACCCGGCTTCTGACAACCGTGGGGATACAACATTTGTCCTGCATTACTCATGTTGGTTGGACAGTGCTAGACGCCCCATGACAGGGAGAGCAGCAGGCCGTGAAGGAATAAGAAGGCCTCAAgatggtattgtggacaggatggTGTAAAGGAGGTGGGGCGGGAAGCAGGAGAGAAGCTCTAGGAGAGCCAAACACAGGAACTCTAACAATAACTAGTTTTTCCGAACTTTAAAACACTCACAGGAGTTTAAAGTGATTTTGAAGCAAAGTAATCACGACATATCTTTGGATGTTGGTTATCGGAAATAATGACTCCACAGAATTGTGAGCAAAATAAATGAAGCGTCGTCACCTATGCCTAGCATCCAGGTGAAGCTTCGTCACCTGTGTCTATCACACAGGTGAAGCTTCCTCACCTGTGTCTATCACACAGGTGAAGCTTCCTCACCTGTGTCTATCACCCAGGTGAAGCTTCCTCACCTGTGTCTATCACACAGGTGAAGCTTCCTCACCTGTGTCTATCACCCAGGTGAAGCTTCCTCACCTGTGCCCACTACAAAAACACAAAAGCACTTTCAATCTGATCAATTTATCAATCAAAGTTGTTCAACTGACCCGTTATTACTGACAAAGTTCTCACTAGCCTCTTCAGTCACTTGCACTTATTGATACAACTTACTGATATGAAGATACTAAGATCCTATCGGGTTAAATATTAAACAGTAGCTTTCTCGTACAGACAAAGGCAGAATAGTATGTATTCCCTTTCAACCTTGTGACGTAACAGGGCACAGGGTGGGGTCTTGGGTATATAAGGAGAACGCATCTCTCGATGAACATCACTTGAGATCTTCTCCGTGGACAGGAATCATGACTTATAAGGTGCAGCTAAGCCTCAGTTTCTTTTGTATTGTGATTAAGTTGAGCAAACCACACACTtgtaagtgaagggacgacgacgtttcggtccgtcctggaccattcacaatcgacttgagaatggtccaggacggaccgaaatgtcgtcgtcccttaaccttctagtgtgtggtctggtcaacatatttcagccacgttattgtgactcctcgcctgcatattgTGATTAATTTTGTCACGTTAAACAGCGCTAAAATCAATGTTTCTCTCAGGAGTCGTACATGAATAGATTAACGAGGAATACTGAGACAATAACAGATATTGGGACAAACTCTTTTTATATTGATGAAAACTCTAATTGCAGGTTACGATCATCGTGGCGGCTCTTGTAGTGGGCGCCATGGCCCGCCCTGAGTCTCCCCCTGTCTACGGGgctcctccacccccaccacctccacccccaacCTACGgaaccccacctcctcccccacccccaacctacggaaccccacctcctcccccacccccaacctacggaaccccaccccctcccccacccccaacctacggaaccccatctcctcccccacccccaacctacggaacccctgccccacccccaccctacGGAGCCCTGGTGCCTGTGGTAAGCAACCCACTGTGGGCAAGGATGCTCACATGTCTTTGGTCGTGTTTAAAGCAAGACAATAATTATCAACATATTAACATTTGTGACAAATATAGGCTTTGGAGGCACTAGTGAGATACATATaatgttataattattattgcaGGCTCCTCCCAAGTACGACTTCACATGGGCTGTGAAGGACCAGTACTCTGGTAACGACTTCGGTCACCAGGAGTCCCGGGACGGCTACAACACTCTGGGCTCCTACTACGTCCTGCTTCCCGACGGTCGCCTCCAGAAGGTGACCTACACTGTCCACGGCGACTCCGGCTACGTGGCCGTAGTCACCTACGAGGGCGAGGCCAAGATCCCTACACCCAAGCCTGTCTACGGCGCCCCCGCCCCTATCTACGCCTAAGTCAATACCGACAACGATAACGAATGTGGTTATATTTATTGTGTATTACACTATGTCATCTGGGCTAATTTATGAATAAACATAATGGGCAAAAATTATACACGTGACCTTTATTAAATCAAAGTGCTCTAGATATATGCACCACATCCCCAGCAAACTTGTGAAATAtatcttatatatttatatatttactcccatgtacatatttatatataaatatgtacatGGGAGTATGACAACTGTTGTGCCGTTGCGTCCTgaagagggtcagtagttcgaccttgataCAAGTCTATATAtactcaggcttcctgtccccgacaaaacgtATTATTTGTATAATTGCTGAGTGCTGTTAGAGTTATGATACCTTCGAAAAAAGAGATTTATTACTTGTTTTGGAACAGATAATGTTTATTAGCTCTGTACGCGGGTTAATGTTCCAGGGGAGATACCCTGAGGCAGCCCGACACAGCTTCTAAGGTGAGACAGGCTAAACACCTCCAAGGGAAACAGATTCGAGTAATTTGAAACAAAATTCTATTGACAATTAAACCCTTCGTTATTAAGTTTACTTAAAATAAAAATCCAACTTATTTAATTTCCTCGTCATCTCATAAAGTTTATGAAAGGTACTGTAGATTTTTCAGGTAAAAAGCTTGTTGTATTCGAGAGTAATACTTGTAGAAAAAATAAATtattaggggaaagcgccaagctattacgactatatagcactgggaaggggttaggataaggatttgggatgggaaggggaagaaaggattggtgcccaaccaattggacggtcggggattgaacgccgacctgcatgaagcgagacagtcgctgtaccgtccagcccaagtggtttggcCATACTGTAGAAGACATCATCAAAATGTCTTCCAAATGGTTATTACTCagaaaataatgttttttgtccACATTGTTGATAGAACACGTTTCTTCACAAATGTTGGGACTGGCCAAAATGCTCAATGTTGTACTGCAGCTTCAGTAAGATCTTTGTGTACTTTTCACTGTCCAAAAGTCTGTAGAATTCCTACAGACTGCTTTCTCGGTGCTTATTTGTGTAGTCTGATTAACACTGAAGATCATATCGTTCAATGACACTAGGAATGCCAAGTCAGCCGGATCCTCTGGAAAGGAATCTTCAATCATCTTCAGTAGAATATCATTTTTTTAGGCAGTCTTCTGTCATATTCTTCAATTATATCATCAATTTTCAGGGCATATTTTCCTCCTAGCTCGGTGTGCTGTGCTGAGGAATATATTGTCCTCAAGAGTGAAAGGAAACATTTCaccttggggcctcgtagcctgctggatagcgcgcaggactcgtaattctgtggcgcgggttcgattcccgcacgaggcagaaacaaatgggcaaagtttctttcaccctgaatgcccctgttacctagcagtaaataggtacctgggtgttagtcagctgtcacgggctgcttcctgggggtggaggcctggtcgaggaccgggccgcggagacactaaagccccgaaatcatctcaagataacctcaagataaccttacaaCAGATGAATTCCGGAAAGCTTTAACTTTACTTAGAAAGCCTTCACTGCTACGAAAAAATTGAAATATGTTTTGTTTTAACTTTAAGTTTAGTCTCGAGGTTATTTAGATACTTTAACATTACTAAAGAAGCAACGATTATATTCCAGGACTCGCCTTAAAGTTGAGGAAATTGTCTTGTTTATTCCAGGACTCGCCTTAAAGTTGAGGAAATTGTCTTGTTTATTCCAGGACTCGCCTTAAAGTTGAGGAAATTGTCTTGTTTATTCCAGGACTCGCCTTAAAGTTGAGGAAATTGTCTTGTTTATTCCAGGACTCGCCTTAAAGTTGAGGAAATTGTCTTGTTTATTCCAGGACTCGCCTTAAAGTTGAGGAAATTGTCTTGTTTATTCCAGGACTCGCCTTAAAGTTGAGGAAATTGTCTTGTTTCTTGTTTTAGGAACTTGACAACGTCCTCTTTCTGAAGCACGAAAACGCTGAAGCGATTGTATCCCTTCACCTCTGTATGGTAGATTAGGTGACTGTACTCAGCATCTACCTCATCAATAAATCCTCGGATTGTCCAATCTTTCTGTCCCCTAGAACTATTGCAGATAACAAATGAATCTACCCCAGATATTATATAGTCAAATAATAAACTTTGCCACACAATAAAACTTTGCTATCTTGGATGACGCAGGTCTTCCAAGATACTAAACATTGTGGTGTGTGTCACCGCCCGGCCGTCACACGAAGCACATTCCTCAAGTGATCAGTAATGGCCTTAACAGTCACGACGCAGCTCTGATCATATTATTGTTTATCTCATATACGTTTTCTGACCACAAAAGCACTTTTTATCTCTACATTTTATTGCACAAGGCCACTCCATTTTCCAGCTCTTAATATTACAATGGAAATGACATTCATTGATTCTGCCGTGTTTGAAGTTCTATTTTGAATTGCATTTTTCAACAGAATTAACAATATATATCTAATGATCACAATCACATTAGTCTGTCCTGTAAGAAGGTAAATATTTCGCCAAAATTCTGATAAGGTAAGCTGTTGACTAACAATATATTAGATGTGGGAtggatggattgtttcaagcggagGTTAGACAAATATAGGTGTCGAGTTTGGGTAAACGTTCGAGTAAAACAAATATTAGAGGAGTTTGGATGGATATAAATGGCAGCTGTCTCGTATAAGCCAATAGACTTTCTGCAGTTTTCTTAATTGTATTGTTTTTGTCTCGCTGAATGCTCACCACTTTATATAACAAACCAATAATCAACCTTTTGTAACCTCACTGATCAACCGTGTAACCTGGCCACGAACCTGATGTGGGTTTCTTGGTTGAGAGCCCTTTGATTGGTTGACCCATCTTCTGTCAACACATTGAGAGCCTCCTGATTGGTTGGTCCATCTTCTGACATCACATTGGGCGCCCCCTGATTGGTTGACCCAGCTTCTGACATCACATTGGGAGTCCCCTGATTGGTTGACCCATCTTCTGACATCACATTGGGCGCCCCCTGATTGGTTGACCCAGCTTCTGACATCACATTGGGAGTCCCCTGATTGGTTGACCCATCTTCTGACAACCGTGGGGATACAATATTAGTCAGGCATTACTCATGTTGGTTGGACAGTGCTAGACGCTCCATGACAAGGAGAGCAGCAGGCCGTGAAGGAATAAGAAGGCCTCAAGATGGTATTGCGGACAGGATGGTGTAAAGGAGGTGGGGCGGGAAGCAGGAGAGAAGCTCTAGGAGAGAGCCAAACACAGGAACTCTAACAATAACTAGTTTTTCCGAACTTTAAAACACTCACAGGAGCTTACAGTGATTTTGAAGCAAAGTAATCACGACATATCTTTGGATGTTGGTTATCGGAAATATTGGCTTCACCGAATTGTGAGCAAAATAAATGAAGCGTCGTCACCTATGCCTAGCATCCAGGTGAAGCTTCGTCACCTGTGTCTATCACACAGGTGAAGCTTCTTCACCTGTGTCTATCACCCAGGTGAAGCTTCCTCACCTGTGTCTATCACACAGGTGAAGCTTCCTCACCTGTGTCTATCACACAGGTGAAGCTTCATCACCTGTGTCTATCACACAGGTGAAGCTCCTCACCTGTATCTATCACACAGGTGAAGCTTCCTCACCTGTGTCTATCACCCAGGTGAAGCTTCCTCACCTGTGCCCACTACAAAAACACAAAAGCACTTTCAATCTGATCAATTTATCAATCAAAGTTGTTCAACTGACCCGTTATTACTGACAAAGTTCTCACTAGCCTCTTCAGTCACTTGCACTTATTGATACAACTTACTGATATGAAGATACTAAGATCCTATCGGGTTAAATATTAAACAGTAGCTTTCTCGTACAGACAAAGGCGGAATAGTATCTATTCCCTTTCAACCTTGTGACGTAACAGGGCACAGGGTGGGGTCTTGGGTATATAAGGAGAACGCATCTCTCGATGGACATCACTTGAGATCTTCTCCGTGGACAAGAATCATGACTTATAAGGTGCAGCTAAGCCTCAGTTTCTTTTATATTGTGATTAAGTTGAGCAAACCAcatacattagaaagtgaagggacgacgacgtttcggtccggcctggatcattcacaatcgacttgagaatggtccaggacggaccgaaatgtcgtcgtcccttcactttctagtgtgtggtctggtcaaattatttcagccacgttattgtgactcctcgcatgCATATTGTGATTAATTTTGTCACGTTAAACAGCGCTAAATTCAATGTTTCTCTCAGGAGTCGTACATGAATAGATTAACGGTGAATACTTAGACAATAACAGATATTGAGACGAATTGTTTTTATATTGATGAAAACATTAATTGCAGGTTACGATCATCGTGGCGGCTCTTGTAGTGGGCGCCATGGCCCGCCCTGAGTCTCCCCCTGTCTACGGGgctcctccacccccaccacctccatcCCCAACCTACGgaacccctccacctcccccacccccaacctacggaaccccacctcctcccccacccccaacctacggaaccccacctcctcccccacccccaacctacggacccccacctcctcccccacccccaacctacggaacccctgccccacccccaccctacGGAGCCCTGGTGCCTGTGGTAAGCAACCCACTGTGGGCAAGGATGCTCACATGTCTTTGGTCGTGTTTAAAGCAAGACAATAATTATCAACATATTAACATTTGTGACAAATATAGGCTTTGGAGGCACTAGTGAGATACATATaatgttataattattattgcaGGCACCTCCCAAGTACGACTTCACATGGGCTGTGAAGGACCAGTACTCTGGTAACGACTTCGGCCACCAGGAGTCCCGGGACGGCTACAACACTCAGGGCTCCTACTACGTCCTGCTTCCCGACGGTCGCCTCCAGAAGGTGACCTACACTGTCCACGGCGACTCCGGCTACGTGGCCGTAGTCACCTACGAGGGCGAGGCCAAGATCCCTACACCCAAGCCTGTCTACGGCGCCCCCGCCCCTGTCTACGCCTAAGTCAATACCGACAACGATAACGAATGTGGTTATATTTATTGTGTATTACACTATGTCATCTGGGCTAATTTATGAATAAACATAATGGGCAAAAATTATACACGTGACCTTTATTAAATCAAAGTGCTCTAGATATATGCACCACATCCCCAGCAAACATGTGAAATATATCTTAGATATATTTCACAAGAATGAGACTTAGATGAGTATGACAACAGTTGTGCCGTGGCGTCCTGgagagggtcagtagttcaaccTTGTGAGGACCTCGATACAAGtttatatatacacaggcttcctgtccccgacaaagcgAATTATTTGTATAATTGCTAAGTGCTGTTAGAGTTATGATACCTTCGGAAAAAGAGATTTATTACTTGTTTTGGAACTGATAATGTTCATTACCTCTGTACGCGGGTTAATGTTCCAGGGGAGATACCCTAAGACAGCCCGACACAGCTTCTAAGGTGAGACAGGCCAAACACCTCCAAGGGAAACAGATTCGACCGTCACCGGTTCGACAACATTTCTGTCCATTTTCCGATAACGTTTATATCGATTTAATAATAATGTCATGTGACAATGAcataaaattattatattaatgATAACTatagtaataatataaatattttcaCATTATACTCTAATTTGAAACAAAATTCTTTTGAAAATTAAACGCCTCATTATTAGGTTTACTTAAAACAAAAATCAAATTTATTTAATTTCCTCGTCATCTCACAAACTTTATGAGAGGTACTGTAGATTTTCTTCAGGTAAAAAACTTGTTGTATTCGGGAGTCATACTTGTAAAAGAAGTCATAAAAATGTCTTCCAAATGGTCATTACTCAGAGAAGAATGTTTTTTGTCCACATTCTTGATAGAACAAGTTTCTTCACAAATGTTGGGACTGGTCAAAATGCTCAATGTTGTACTGTAGCTTCAGCAAGATCTTTGTGTACTTTTCACTGTCCAAAAGTCTGTAGAATTCCTACAGACTGCTTTCTCGGTGCTTATTTGTGTAGTCTGATTAACACTGAAGATCATAACGGTCAATGACAATTTTAATGCCAAGTCAGCTGGATACTCTGGAAAGGAATCTTCAATCATCTTCAGTAGAATGTCTTTTTTTTAGACAGTTTTCTGTCATATTCTTCAATTATATCATCAATTTTCAGGGCATATTTTTCTCCTAGCTCGGTGTGCTGTGCTGAGGAATATATTGTGCTCAAGTGGGAAAGGAAACATTTTACCTTACAACAGATGAATTCCGGAAAGCTTTAACTTTACTTTGAAAGCCTTCACTGCTACGAAAAATTTAAATATGTTTTGTTTTAACTTGAAGTTTAGTGTCGAGGTTATTTAGATACTTTAACATTACTAAAGAAGCAACGATTATATTCCAGGACTCGCCTTAAAGTTGAGGAAATTGTCTTGTTTATTCCAGGACTCGCCTTAAAGTTGAGGAAATTGTCTTGTTTATTCCAGGACTCGCCTTAAAGTTGAGGAAATTGTCTTGTTTATTCCAGGACTCGCCTTAAAGTTGAGGAAATTGTCTTGTTTATTCCAGGACTCGCCTTAAAGTTGAGGAAATTGTCTTGTTTATTCCAGGACTCGCCTTAAAGTTTGAGGAAATTGTCTTGTTTATTCCAGGACTCGCCTTAAAGTTGAGGAAATTGTCTTGTTTATTCCAGGACTCGCCTTAAAGTTGAGGAAATTGTCTTGTTTCTTGTTTTAGGAACTTGACAACGTCCTCTTTCTGAAGCACGGAAACGCTGAAGCGATTGTATCCCTTCACCTCTGTATGGTAGATTAGGTGACTGTACTCAGCATCTACCTCATCAATAAATCCTCGGATTGTCAATCTTTCTGTCCCCTAGAACTATTGTAGATAACAAATGAATCTACCCCAGATATTATATAGTCAAATAATAAACTTTGCCACACAATAAAACTTTGCTATCTTGGATGACGCAAGTCTTCCAAGATACTAAACATTGTGGTGTGTGTCACCGCCCGGCCGTCACACGAAGCACATTCCTCAAGTGATCAGTAATGGCCTTAACAGTCACGACGCAGCTCTGATCATATTATTGTTTATCTCATATACGTTTTCTGACCACAAAAGCACTTTTTATCTCTACATTTTATTGCACAAGGCCACTCCATTTTCCAGCTCTTAATATTACAATGGAAATGACATTCATTGATTCTGCCGTGTTTGAAGTTCTATTTTGAATTGCATTTTTCAACAGaattaacaatatatatgtaatgaTCACAAACACATTAGTCTGTCCTGTAAGAAGGTAAATACTTCGCCAAATTAATGGTAAGGTAAGCTGTTGACTAACAATATATTAGATGTGGGAtggatggattgtttcaagcggagGTTAGACAAATATAGGTGTCGAGTTTGGGTAAACGTTCGAGTAAAACAAATATTAGAGGAGTTTGGATGGATATAAATGGCAGCTGTCTCGTATAAGCCAATAGACTTTCTGCAGTTTTCTTAATTGTTTTGTTTTTGTCTCGCTGAATGCTCACCACTTTATATAACAAACCAATAATCAACCTTTTGTAACCTCACTGATCAACCGTGTAACCTGGCCACGAACCTGATGTGGGTTTCTTGGTTGAGAGCCCTTTGATTGGTTGACCCATCTTCTGTCAACACATTGAGAGCCTCCTGATTGGTTGGTCCATCTTCTGACATCACATTGGGCGCCCCCTGATTGGTTGACCCAGCTTCTGACATCACATTGGGAGTCCCCTGATTGGTTGACCCATCTTCTGACATCACATTGGGCGCCCCCTGATTGGTTGACCCAGCTTCTGACATCACATTGGGAGTCCCCTGATTGGTTGACCCATCTTCTGACAACCGTGGGGATACAATATTAGTCAGGCATTACTCATGTTGGTTGGACAGTGCTAGACGCTCCATGACAAGGAGAGCAGCAGGCCGTG is a genomic window containing:
- the LOC123774297 gene encoding cuticle protein 19-like; translation: PPPPPTYGPPPPPPPPTYGTPAPPPPYGALVPAPPKYDFTWAVKDQYSGNDFGHQESRDGYNTQGSYYVLLPDGRLQKVTYTVHGDSGYVAVVTYEGEAKIPTPKPVYGAPAPVYA